A window from Methylocystis sp. MJC1 encodes these proteins:
- a CDS encoding divergent polysaccharide deacetylase family protein → MTDELNQPLGRETPRPAKRDLRRPLAYAAGALAAAGAAALYLLPRDPFGGEPYAVARIEPYKPPEPAPVAPPSQPQTAAVEQPQGQFSDDAGISEIEQLSGVKVTRHGGEGSTARIIRVEPASGVRLAPAPDRRVTEKGPYGLLPKIGAEGARPMDVYSRPFVTAATIKPGAPRIALVIGGVGLNAQSSLEAIDQLPEGVTLAFAPYGANLDRLVAQARARGHEALLQAPMEPFDYPQNNPGPHTLVTSAQDGGLDDLRWLMSRFAGYAGVMNYLGGRFMADETAIYGALSELAQRGLFFLDDGAAPQSLAAKLAPKLSLPNARVDVIIDQRNTPQAMDAALSQLEAAARDKGAAIGFANATPAAIVRVARFARDLERRGIALAPVSAVLSQKTLNGAAADMGQIR, encoded by the coding sequence ATGACCGATGAATTGAACCAGCCCCTTGGGCGGGAGACGCCCCGGCCTGCGAAGCGCGACCTGCGGCGCCCGCTTGCTTACGCGGCTGGCGCGCTGGCGGCGGCGGGCGCCGCAGCGCTTTACCTCCTCCCGCGCGATCCTTTTGGCGGCGAACCCTACGCCGTCGCCAGGATCGAGCCCTACAAGCCGCCGGAGCCTGCGCCCGTCGCGCCGCCGTCCCAGCCGCAAACAGCCGCGGTCGAGCAGCCACAGGGGCAATTCTCTGACGACGCGGGGATCAGCGAGATCGAGCAGCTCTCCGGCGTCAAGGTCACCCGCCATGGCGGCGAGGGTTCGACGGCGCGAATCATCCGGGTCGAGCCCGCCTCCGGGGTGCGGCTCGCGCCGGCGCCGGACCGCCGCGTGACTGAGAAGGGGCCCTATGGCCTGCTGCCCAAGATCGGCGCCGAAGGCGCGCGGCCGATGGACGTCTATTCCCGTCCCTTCGTCACTGCGGCGACGATCAAGCCGGGTGCCCCCCGCATCGCGCTCGTCATCGGCGGTGTCGGGCTCAACGCGCAATCGTCGCTGGAGGCGATCGACCAGCTTCCCGAGGGCGTAACGCTCGCCTTCGCGCCCTATGGCGCAAACCTGGACCGACTCGTGGCGCAGGCCCGCGCGCGCGGCCATGAAGCGCTGCTGCAGGCGCCCATGGAGCCCTTCGACTATCCGCAGAACAACCCCGGCCCCCATACGCTCGTCACGAGCGCGCAGGATGGCGGCCTCGACGATCTGCGTTGGCTGATGAGCCGCTTCGCGGGTTATGCGGGCGTGATGAACTATCTCGGCGGACGCTTCATGGCGGATGAGACGGCGATCTATGGCGCCTTGAGCGAGCTGGCGCAGCGCGGCCTGTTTTTCCTCGACGACGGCGCCGCGCCGCAATCGCTCGCCGCGAAGCTCGCGCCCAAGCTCTCGCTGCCCAACGCCAGAGTCGACGTCATCATCGACCAGCGCAACACGCCGCAAGCCATGGACGCCGCTTTGTCGCAGCTCGAAGCGGCGGCGCGCGACAAGGGCGCGGCCATCGGCTTCGCCAACGCCACGCCTGCCGCAATCGTGCGCGTCGCCCGCTTTGCGCGCGATCTGGAGCGGCGCGGCATTGCGCTGGCGCCGGTCTCGGCCGTGCTGTCGCAGAAAACATTGAACGGAGCCGCCGCAGATATGGGTCAAATCCGATGA